TCAGCAGGCGGCAGTTGTTGGTCCCGAGGTCGAGCGCGCCATACAGCGGCGCCTCCCGACCCGATGCTTCCCGGCCGCCCGACCGACCGGTCGGGGAGGAAGCGGGGGACCGCTCGTCGCGCCCTGCTGGCGCGCCGCGGGTCTCCGGCATGGCCGTGTCGTCCTTTGGGCGGTCCAAAGCGGCGCCCGTTCCCCAAGACTCTAGCCCGCCGGTTCGCTCCGCGCCAAGCCAATCTGTCACGAAGATGAACGGCGGCGTTGGCGTCCTGCTCAGGATCGGGGTCGTACCTTCCGGGCATGGCTCAGTTCCGCAACGCCCGTTTTCACATCGGTCAGATCGTTCGGCACTATGACGGCGCCTTCCAGGGCGCGGTTCTGGATGTTGATCCGGTCTATGACGGCTCCGTTCAGCAGGAGGGCCTGATCGCGCCGGATCAGCCCTTCTACCGCGTCTATGCGATCGGCGAGAACGGCGGCTTCGTCGCCTATGCAGCCGAGGCGGCGTTGCGCGACGCCTCGCACGCCCTGACTCTGTCCGAGGCGGATCAGCGCCGCTGGTTCAGCGTCGATGCCGCCGGCCATCACGCGCCGATGGATCAGCCCATCCACTCACCGGTGGCCACTGACCGACTTGGCCCATGCGGCCGGGCGGCGCTAAGGTGAGAGGACAAGGCGCGGGCAAGCGCCGCCAGCAGAGCCTCGGGAGTTCCCATGTCCGATTTCGAGCACGTGTTCGACAAGCCGCCTGAAGGCGCCGCCGCCGACTGGACCATCCCGCAGAACTGGCAGGGTTATACCGAGGTCGAGCACCAGACCTGGGACACGCTGTACGCACGACAGATGACCATCCTGCCGGGCCGCGCCTGCGACGCCTTTCTGCGGGGGCTGGACGCGCTGGACCTGAACGCCGGCGGCATTCCCGATTTCGACGTCATCAACCCGAAGCTTCAAGCCCTGACCGGCTGGAGCGTGGTGTGCGTGCCGGGCCTGGTTCCGGACGACGTCTTCTTCGACCACCTGGCCAACCGCCGCTTCGTCTCGGGCCAGTTCATCCGCAAGCCGGATCAACTGGACTACCTGCAGGAGCCGGACATCTTCCACGACGTCTTCGGCCACGTGCCGATGCTGACCGACCCCGACTTCGCCGCCTATATGGAGGCCTACGGCAAGGGCGGGCAGCGCGCGGCGTCGCTGGGCATGCTGGCGAACTTGGCCAGGCTCTACTGGTACACGGTCGAATTCGGCCTGATGCAGGAGGCGGAGGGCCTGCGCATCTACGGCGCGGGCATCGTGTCCTCGGCGACCGAAAGCGTGTTCGCGCTGGACGATCCGTCGCCGAACCGCATTGGCTTTGATCTGGAGCGGGTGATGCGCACCCTCTACCGCATCGACGACTTCCAGCAGGTCTATTTCGTCATCGACAGCCTGGAGGCGCTGAAGGCCGAGACGCTGAAGGACTTCGGGCCCGTGTACGACGCGCTGAAGGGGCAGGGCGAGATCGCCGTCGACGCCGTGCTGCCGGGCGACCGGGTCATCACGCGCGGGACCCAGAGCTATGCCGCGCGGGGCGGCCGCTTCGCCGCCTGACCTGAGCGCTTCTATCCGCGCTGGAACGGATAAAAGCCGCCGCCGAGCCCCAGGATCTGCGTCAGCTCGTCCAGCGCGCCCCGGCTCTCGACTAGCAGCTGCGGATCGGCGAGGTCGGCGGGCGTCAGGCGATCGCGATACCAGGTGGCGCCCCAGACGCTGAGCGCGCCGTGCAGTTCGTCAGTCAGGCGCATGGCCGCGTTGGCCGCCGCCAGCTCCGCATCCGTCAGCACGACGCGCAGACGCAGGCAGGCCGGCCCACCGCCGTTGCGCATCGACTGGCGCACATCGACATAGTCGACCCGGCCGATCGGACCGTTGGATGAGGCGACGCCTTCGGCCACTGCATGGGCGCGGGGATTGTCGCGGGTCTCGGTCGGACAGATCAGCGTCAGCCGATCCTCGCCTGGAACGCGGACCAGCATGGAGTTGAACAGATAGGAGGAGATGGCGTCGGCCAGCGCCAGATCCGACAAGGCGACCTCCACAAAGATCGGATCGAACAGGCCCTCGGCGGCGCGACGGATCGTATCCCGCGTCCCGTCCGTGTCCTCGAACGCCAGCTCGTGGTGGAACAGGGTGTCCAGCGATCCGACGCAGACCACGTCGTTGTGGAAGGTCCCGCCGGCGATGGCGGCCCGCCCCTGTTGGGCCAATACCGACCGACCCATGCCGTGGCGGCGGACGACAGCGTCGCAGGCCTCACGCGTCTGACGAGCAGGGAAGGGACCTTCCCAGGGCTGAAACGCCTCTCGACCCCAGACCAGCAGGTTCACGCCCGGCTCGCCATGGTCGCGGCACAGGCGCACGTGGTTGGCCGCGCCCTCGTCGGCCAGATGGGCGACGGAGGACAGGGCGTCGTGGACGGCGAACCGGTCGGGATCGGGGAACAGGGCGTTCAGCGCGCGCTTCGTCTGTTCATGCTCGAGCGAGCGATGAAGGTTGGTGTGAAGGTTCGCGGGCGTGAAGTGCACGCGGCCGTCGGCAGAGTCCGCGCTCGGCGTTACCGTCGCCGCGTTGGCGGCCCACATGGGCGAGGCCGAGCAGGCGGCGGCGGCGAAGGACGGCGCGTCCGTCCAGGCGCGCTCCAGCACCTGGTCGTCCGAGCCGGCAAAGCCCAGCGTGCGCAGGAAAGGGATGTTCGGCCGCTCGTGCGGCGGCAGGACGAACTGCGGCAGGCCGAGGTCCGCCAGCCGCTTCATCTTGTCCAGGCCCTGCAGCACCGCCGCGCGCGGGTTGGAGGCCTCGCCCCGGTTCAGGCTGGAAGCGAGATTGCCCGGCGACAGCCCGGCGTAGGAGTGCGTCGGCCCGATCAAGCCGTCGGCGTTGGCCTCGACCGCATGGGTCATCGCAGACCCCTGATCTCGCCCTCTATGCTCTTCACCGAAGCCGCCTCGAAGCTGGCCACCGGATAAGCGCAGTAGTCGGCGGCGTAGTAGGCGCTGGGCCGGTGGTTGCCCGACGCGCCCAGGCCGCCGAACGGCATGTCGCCGGCCGCGCCGGTCGTCGGGCGGTTGAAGTTGACCACGCCTGCGCGGATGCGGCGGATGAAGCGGTCCCAAAGCGCCGGATCGTCGCTGACCAGGCCTGCCGACAGACCGTAGCGGGTGGCGTTCGCCGCCTGCACCGCCTGGTCGAAGGCGGCGACACGGGTCACCTGGAGGAAGGGGGCGAACATCTCCTCGTCCGGCACGTCCACGCCGGTGACGTCGATGACCGCCGGCCGGACAAAGGCGCCGGGCAGGTTTGCGACGGGACCGGAGGGGCGGATCACCCTGGCGCCCGCATCGATCCGCTGCTGCAGCGCCTCCAGCGCGCCGGCCGCCGCGCGGGCGGAGATCAGCGGGCCGGCGTAGGGCTCGCGGTCGCTGTTCCAGGGCGCGAACGTCAGGCGGTCCGACAGGGCGGCCACCGCCTCCACGATCGCATCGCCCTGCGCGCCTTCCGGCACGATCAGACGGCGCGCGCAGGAGCAGCGCTGGCCGGTGGTGACAAAGGCGGACTGCACGATGATGCCGGCCACGGCCTCGGCGTCGGCCGCGTCCCAGACCACCAGCGGATTGTTACCGCCCAGCTCCAGCGCCAGGATGACGTGCGGATCGTCGGCGAACTTGCGCCGGAAGTGCGCGCCGGCCGCGCCCGAGCCGGTGAACATCAGGGCGTCGATGCCGGCGTCCAGCAGCGCGGCGCCGGTTTCCCGCCCGCCCTGCACGACGTTCAGCACGCCCGTCGGCAAGTCCGCCGCCTCGAACGCCTCGGCCATCAGCTGGCCGGTCAGGGGGGTCTCTTCCGACGGCTTGAAGACCACGGTGTCGCCGGCCAGCAGCGCCGGCACGATGTGGCCGTTCGGCAGGTGGCCGGGAAAGTTGAACGGTCCCAGCACCGCCGCCACCCCGTGCGGACGGTGGCGCAAGACCGCGCGGCCGAATGCGGTGTCGCCCGCCCGCTCGCCCGTGCGCGCCTCATAGGCGCGGATGGAGATGTCCACCTTGCCGACCATGGAGCCGAGTTCGGCGGTGGTTTCCCACAGCGGCTTGCCGGTCTCGCGGCTGATCGCCTCGGCCATCTGCGGCGTGCGGTCCTTGAGCACGGCCTGGTAGCGTTTTACCGCCTCGATGCGCTCGGCGCGGGGGCGGTCGGCCCAGGGCTCGAACGCGGCGCGGGCGCGGTCCACGGCGGCTTGAACCTCGGTTGGAGAGGCGGCTTCGCCCTCCCACACGATCTCTTCGCTGGCGGGGTCGATGGACTGGAACACGGTCATGATTTCACTCGCACGATGTCGCCGGGGCTGATCTTGAGCGCCGCCGCCGTGTCGGAGGCAAGGCGGACGGTGTCGCCGTGGATGTCGGCCCGGGCGCGAACGGCGCGAAACGCGGCGATGCTGTCGGTGGAGATCAGCGCCGGCAGTTCCGCGTCGATGGCGTCCGCGATCTCGACGGTCAGCACGCGTGCATCGCGCACCGTGCGGATGTGATCGCGCGGGCAGGAGACGGTGGGGCCGGCGTCGAAGATGTCCACCAGGCCGTTGGGGCGGAAGCCCTCGCTCTCCAGCAGCGCCATGGCGGGATCGCCTTGCGGATGCACCTTGCCGATCACCGCGCGGGCGGGCTCCGGCAGCAGTTCGACATAGATCGGGTGGCGGGGCGCGAGGTCCAGGATGAACTGCTTGTCGGTTGAGCCCGTCATCCGGTCGGCATCGTCGAACGCCATGGGAAAGAACTTGTGCGCCACGTGGTCCCAGAAGGGGCAGGCGCCGTCGGGGGTGAAGACGCCCCGCAACTCGGCCAGCACGGTGTCGGCGAACAGGTCCGGCTGGGCGCCGATCAGCATGTAGCGCGACTGACTGAGCAGCCGCCCTGCGCCGCCCTTGCGCCGGTCGGCCTTGAGAAACAGCGAGCCGACCTCGGTCCAGCCGGTGCATTCATTCACCAGCACCAGCGTCTGGTGCGTCAGCTTGACGTTCAGCGACGGCGACGAGGAAGTGTTGGTGTTGACGCGAAAGGAGAAGAACGGCCGCTTCAGTCCCACCGCCGCCTTGACCGAGCCGACGCCGTCGATGTCGCCCGTGTCGCCGTCTTCCAGCATCAGGGTGTACCAGGCGCTCTGCGGCTCCACCCGGCCCTCGAAGCTTGCCTGGCTGAGTTCAAGCCGTTCGGACAAGGCGTCGGGGTCTTCGGGCAGGCTGGTGAAGCCGGGGCCGGACAGGATGGCGAGTTCCAGCAAGGAGTCGAGGTCACGCGGACCGGCGGGGCGGACGACCAGCATTCAGAGGCTCTCTTGATCCTCCCCCGCCCACAGGGTGGGGGAGGGGGACCGCCGTAGGTGGTGGAGGGGGCCGAACTTCGCACGGGTGTTCGGGGTTGCCCCCTCCACCACGCTGCGCGTGGTCCCCCTCCCCCAGACGGGGGAGGAGCTTGTGGCCACGGTCGTCACGCCATCGTCTCCAGTCTCATCGTTTTCAGTTTCAGCGCGTCGATCTCGCCCGAGGCGACCTTGCACAGGATCAGGGCGCTGAGCTGGGCGCGTTCGACAAAGCTGTCGGGCCAGGCGAACTCGGCCTCCGAATGGATATCGCCGCCGCGCACGCCCAGGGTGTCGATGTTGGGCAGGCCGGCCGCATGCAGGTTGTTGCCCTCGCACACGCCGCCCGACGGCTTCCAGGCGATGTCCTGACCCAGCAGGGCGCCGGCGTCGCGGACGGCCTCGAACAGGGCGGTCTGCGCCGCGTCCATCGGCTTGGGCGGGCGGGTGAAGCCGCCGCGCAGGTCCAGCGTCAGGCCCTCGAACGGCGCGGCGGAGGCGATCTCGTCGATCCGGCCCCTGATCCAGTCGGCGGACGCCTGATCCGGCACGCGGACGTTGAAGCGGATCACGGCGTTGTCCGCCACGACGTTCAGCGCGCCGCCGCCCGCGATCTGGGCGACGTTGACGGTGACGCCGTCGCTCCGGCCGTTCAGGGCGTGCAGCCGCGCTGCGATCATGGCGGCGCCGGCCACCGCGTTCCGGCCCTCCTCGAAGGCGCGGCCGGCGTGGGCGGCGCGGCCGGCCACGATCAGGTGGAAGTTGCCGCTGCCCTTTCTGGCGCCCGCCAGGGTTCCGTCCGCCAGGGCCGGCTCATAGGTCAGGCCGAGATGGCCGCGTGCGCCGAGTTCGGCCAGCAGCGGCGCGGAGGCGGGCGAGCCGATCTCTTCATCGGGGCTCAGCAGCACCGTCCAGCCGAGGCGCGTCCGATCCGGGTGCGTCTCGAAGGCTTCCAGCGCCGCCAGCATGACGCTGATGCCGCCCTTCATGTCGGCGATGCCCGGCCCGTTCAGCGCGCCGTCAGGGTGGGTCGTGACAGCCTGGAAGCGACTATCGGCCGAATAGACGGTGTCATAGTGGCCGGTCAGGACGATCTGGATCGGCGCTTCGGGACGCGCGGTGATCCGGAGCGCGTCGGCGTGCGCTTCGGTCCGCACCGAACCGTCGTCGGCGACGGTGGTGGAGCCGCGCGTCGGCACGCGCTCCACGCTGGCGGGGAGGCCGCGCCCCGCGACCTCCAGAGCGTCCAGCACGGCGGCGAGGCCCGGCGCGTTGCGGCTGCCCGAGTTGAGGTTCGACCAGGCCACGGCGCGATCGACGATCGCCTCGCGCCGCGCCGCGACGTGGTCGAGCACGGCCTGATCCGGGTCCGAGATACGCATGGCGCGGACCCTAGACGGGCGGACGGCAAAGGTGAAGGCGACCTCGCCGTCCGTTTTAGCGCCGCAGCTCCCGGTTGGGGCGGCGGTCCTGGCGCTGGCCGGGCTCGCGGCTTTCGCGGCGCCAGCGGATCGACAGGCTGGTGTCGCCGGTGCCGCCGAACTGGGACGACAGCGCAAGGTTGCGGCGCACCTGCCATTCGACGTTGACCGCAGCCCCGCCTTCGCCGCCGCCGATGATCTCCAGATAGACGTTGTCGGTGATGTAGCGCCCGCCCGCGACCGTCACGGCCGAGGCCGTGCCGCCAAAGGACAGTCGGTCCAGACCCGCCAGCTCGCGCAGATTTCCGATCACGTCGAAGCCGCCGCCGCCCGCCAGCGACGCCACGCCGGCCGCCAGCTGCGCCGCCTCGAAGGCCGACAGCTGCGAGGCCGATCGGCCGAACAGCACCTGCGACAGGATTTCGTCCTGCGGAAGCTGCGGCGTCGAGGTCAGGGCGATCACCGGCGAGGCGGCCGTGCCGGTGACCCGGATTGTGGCGGTCAGGGCCGGGTCCTCGCGCGTCGCCTCGATGTTCAGCCGGATGCGGTTCACATCCGTCGACAGGGTGACATAGCCCCGGTCATCGAAGATGAAGCGCTTGCCCGCGAACTCGTAGTCGCCGCGCACCACATTGGCGCGTCCGTCCAGCACCGGCTGGGCGATGGTGCCGCGCACGCTGGCCGCAAGGCTCAGTTCCAGGTTCAGGCCGCGCCCGCGCACAAAGATCTCGCGCCCGGTCAGGTCGATATCGAGGGCGATGGGCGGGCCGCCGGTGGTGGCGGGGCGGGCGGTCTCGTCGGTGTCGCCGCCCGGCTTGTTGATCTCCACCACGTCCATGCGGACGATGCCGTTCGAACCGGGCAGGTCGTTGGCGGAGATGGTGGCCTCGTCGACGTTGAGACGGCCGGCCAACGCGATCTTGCCGTCCGTTGCACGCGCGGCGGTCAGCGTGCCCGAACCGCGCGCCTCGGCCAGGTCGTTGTCGATGATGCGGAACCGGTTCAGCACCAGGCGCAGGTTGGAGGCCGAGCCCTGACGCAGGCCGATGCGGCCTTCGCCGGAGACCGTGCCGCCGTCGCCGTCGTTGGCCGAGAACCGCTCCAGATAGGCGGTGGTGTCGTCAAAGCGCGTGGCCAGGTTCAGCGCGTTAAGACGGGTGCCGGTGGAGCCTTCGAAATAGGCGCCGTCCGCGAGGTCGAGACGGCCGTTGAGGCGCGGCGCGTTCAGCGTGCCGGCGATGGTCGCCTGACCGTTGACGTTGCCGGACAGCGAGCGTTCTCCGCCAAGGAACAGGTCCCAGATCGGCTGCACCTGGCCCTGGATGGAGACATTGCCCGACATCGGACGCGTGCGGGCGATCGCCAGCCGCAGGGGCGCGGCCGAGGCCTCGACCGGCAGGGTCAGGTCGGCGTTGGCGCGCACCGCGCCCTCGTCCACGGCCGAGGCCTGGATGCGCAGGACGTTGTTCAGAAGGGTGGCGTTCAACTGGCCGTCGACGGCGAGACCGCGCGGCGCGTCGATGGAGCGGATCTGGTCCAGAGTGACGTTGGCGGAACCCGACAGGTCGTTTCCGGCGCCGCGCAGGGACACTCGACCGGTCGCGCGACCTCGCAGGTCGGGAGCCAGAGAGCCCAGTTCGACGCTGGTCAGGTCGGCCTGGATAATGGCGGAATCCGAGTCCTGGCGAAGCTCGCCCATCAGCATGCCGCCGCCGACGTTCAGATCGACGCGGGCCACGCGGCCGTCGCCGGACAGGGCGACCACGGCGGGGTTGCGGGTGGTGAAGGCGATCTCGCGCACGCGCCCGCCGCCGGACAGGGTGACGCTCTGGTTCTGGCCCTGCCTGGAATAAAGGCCGTTGCCGTTGAACTGCACCGGCGTGCCGCCGCCGACGTCCAGCGCCAGATCGAAGGGCAGGCGCTCCAGCGTGCCGCGACCGTTCAGGGCCAGATTGCGGATGACGATGTCCGAGCCCGCCGGCTTTACGTTGCGGGCGGTGACATCCAGGATGGCGCTGTCCGCGCCGCCGCCGTCGAGCAGGCGAACGCGGCCTTGCGCCTCGCCGGTCTGCAAGAAGGCGCCGGGGCGTGCGGTGAAGGTCAGGTCGGCGCTGGACGGCACATTGTTGGACAGGGCGACGGCGCCCTGGGCGGTGACGCCGCCGGCGTTCAGGTCGACCTCGGTCAGGCGGATCTGGTTTCCGCCCAGGAAGAAGTTGCCCGCCGCGCGAGCCGGTCCGTAGTTGGAGCCTGAGGTCACGACGATGCGGCCGTCCGAGGCGTCCGCGCCCTTACGGAAGCTCAGCGTCAGGTCGGCGTCGGTCAGCTGAAGCGCGCCGGCGGTGATACGGTCGAAGTTGGCGGTCAGGTCGGCGCGCGGCTGGGCCAGGGTGCCGGTGACGGCGCCCTGTCCGCGCAGATTGCCGGCGATCTCGGCCGGGCCGGCGTTGAAGGGGCCTTGGGCGTTCCAGTTCAGCGCCAGACGCAGGCGGCCCTCGGGCTCAATCAGGCCCCGAGCGGAGGCGCGGCCGTTGGCGCCGGTCAGTTCGCCCTGGTTCAGCTCGATGCGGCCTCCGTTCAGCAGTCCCGCCAGTTGCAGGCGCGGCTGCTGGCCCAGCACGCGGTCGAGTTCGCCCAGGCCCGTGACCAGGCCGCGTCCCCGCCCGTCGAAGCGGATCGACCACGGGGCGCCGGTGCGGGCGGACGCCGCCTGGATGGGCCCGCCGAATGCGCCGCGCGCGCCGGGCTGGACGCGCGACAGGTCGGTGATCTCGGCGCGTCCTCGGAAGGACAAGCCGCCCAGGAGGTTGCGGGAACCGGAGCCGTTCAGCGCCAGCGCCTGGCCAGTCGCATTGACGCGCTCCAGCAGGATGGCGCCGTCCTTCATCCGGGCGGCTTCGAGTTGCACACGCGGCTGCGCGCCGAGCAGGGCGCCGATCACGCCCTCGGCCGAGCCGCCGGATGCGCGGATGTCGCCGTCGATGTCGAAGCGGCCGTCGCGCGCCTGGACGTTCAGAGGGCCTGCGATGCGGGTCGCGCGATAGCTGGCGAGAGACGCGTTCAGCAGACTGGCCTGGCCCGAAAGGCTCCAGGTCTGGGCGTCGCCCTTGAAAACGCCGGTGTAGGCGGTGGGGCCGGCGATCTCGGTTCCGGCTAGCCGGGTCAGGGATGGCGTTGCGACCTCAAGCGCGATGCCGCCGGGCGAGGCGCGATCTTCCTTGCGCAGCTTGCCCTGCGCCCGCGAGGTCAGGTTCTCGGCGTCCAGCACCCAGGCCACGCCCTGGAAGGCGTCGTCCGAGCGGTCGGGCACGATGGCGAAGCCGAACCGGGCGGTGCGGCCGACGCGCGTGACGAACGGCTCAAGCAGGTCGGAGCCGGAGAAGTCGAAATAGCCGGACAGCCGTCCGCCGTTCTCGCCGAACCGGCCCTTGATCGTCAGCGGCGTGAACTGCCCGGTCTGGACGCGAGCATCGATGACCTCGCCGTTGACCAGGGCATGGGCGGCGAAGGGCTGGTCCGGCGAATAGCCGAGCGCGCCGGCGATCGGGCCGCCTTGCGCCTCCTGCGCGCGCAGATTCAGGCGCAGGTCCGACATCTCCTCGCCCAGGGTGGCGGCGAGACGCAGGTAATCGCCAGGGCGGCTGAGGCTGTCGGCGTTGACGTTGGCCGTCTTTGCGCCAAAGCGCGGAATGGCGGCGTCGCCGGCCAAGCGCCAGCGGCCGTACTCCTTTGAGAAGTTCTCCAGCAGTTCGACATTGGCCGAGAACTTGTCGATCACGACGCCGATGGGCGCGGGGCGGGGCGGCTCGCCGGTCGGAGGCTCGGGCACAGGGCGGCGGATCAGGCGGATCTGGTCGGCGCTGATCTCGTCGGCATGGAAGCGGCGAAAGACGAGCTGAAGATAGCTCCAGTCCACCCGCACATTGCGCGCCTCCAGCCAGACGCCGTCACGATCGGTGATGGTGACGCGCGCCAGGGTGAAGTCGTCGAACAGGTCGCCCGACAGCCCCTCGACGTTGATGCGGCCGTAGCGGCCGATCTTCTTGCCGGCCACGAAGCTGGTGACCAGTTCGCGGCCCGGGCCGCTGAGCAGATAGGTCCGCCCCCCGATAAAGGCGACCAGCGCCAGCACGATCACCGCCGCCAGGATCGAGCCGATGATCAGGCCCGCGACCTGCAGGCGGGTGCGCTTCTTCTTCGCCTTGACCGCGGGGGTCTCAGGCTTGGGCTGGTCCGAGGCGGGAGGCGGCGTGTCGGTCAAAAGGCCTGGCCGATGCTGATGTAGAGTTGAAAGGCGGCGTCGCCGACCTGGGCGTCGAGCGGCACGGCGATGTCGGCGCGGATGGGGCCGAACGGCAGCTTGTAGCGCACGCCCAGACCCGCGCCGTAGCGCATGTTGGAGAAGTTCGGCGTTTCCTGAAAGCCGACCGCGCCCGCGTCGATAAAGGCCACGGCCTGGAAGCTCTCGCCGATGTCGCGACGCACCTCCAGCGCGGTTTCGAACAGCGACAGGCCGCCGCGCGGGGTGTTGTCGGGCAGGCGCGGACCGACGCCCTGATATTCATAGCCGCGCACCGAACCGCCGCCGCCCGAATAGAACAGCCGGTCGGCCGGCACCGTCAGCTCCTCGCCGCCGAGGATAGAGCCGATGCGGATGCGGCCGGCCAGCACGGTGCGGCCGCCGTCGGTGACCGGCAGATAGCCGGTCGCCACGAAGTCGTTGCGCAGGAACAGCACGGTGTCGTCGCCGGCCACGGCCGTGGGCTGGACCGAGGCGGTCAGGCGATAGCCGCTTCTGGGGTCTAGCGGATCGTCGGACCGATCCATGTAGGCCGAGCCGCGCAGGGTGACGATGGCCAGATCGCGGTCGAAGTCCACCGGCTGGGGCGGGTCGAACGCATAGTCGAACCGGTTCTCGTTATAGTGGCCGGCGTCCACGCCGATGCCGTAGCTGAAGTAGGAGGTGCGGCCGATGCGCTGGCGCAGGTCGGCCGACAGCACCAGGGCCTGGCGGACGTAGGCGTCGGTATCCTCGTTGACCACGGCGGCCTGCATCGCCAGCGTGCGGCCGGGCCGGCGCCAGTGCGGCAGGCTGAGGTCCACGCCGATGCGGCTGTCGATGCTGGCCAGGCGCGCCTGGTAGCGCAGGGTGTCGGCGCGGCCGAACCGGTTGTAGTGGGTCCAGATCAGGTCCACGCCCGAGCCTTCGGCCGTGGAATAGCTGGCGCCCGCCTCCAGGATGCGGCGGGGCCGATCCTGGAGCGAGACGATCACGGGACGCAGGCCCGCTTCGGTGTTCTGGGCCTGGGGCGCCAGCGCCACGCCGACGCCGTCGTAGACGCCGGTCTCCAGCAGGCGCCGCTCCAACTCGGCCACGTCCTCGGGATCGTAGCGGTCGCCCTCGTCCCATGGCGCAAGGCCCGCCACCCAGGCCGGGTTGGTGCGGCCCTCGGTTTCCAGCCGGACGCCGTTCAGCCGCACCAGCTCGCCCGAGGCGATGCGGTATTCGGGCGCAACTGTCCAGGCGGCGTGATCGACCACGACCCGGCGCGGGTTGGCGGCGGCGTCGGCATAGCCCTGGCGGGTCAGGGAGGCGACGACACGGCCTTCGCCGGCGATCACGTCCACCGCCCGGCCGGGCGCGCCGGCCTCCAGGTCGATGGCCTCGATGGCGGTCGCGGCGCTGGTCTCGTCAGGCGCCGGCGCGGCCCACTGCACCGTCGGCGGCGTCAGGACGAAGCGGCGGCCGGGCGTGACCTGCACGATGGCGACCGGCGTCTCCTCGCCCTCGACGATGTCTTCCAGCACCGGCTGATAGTAGCCTTCGGAGCGCAGCAGGGCTTCGGCCGACCCCATCGCCGCGCGAGCTCTGCGACGCGCCTCGAAGCGGCTGGAGGGGGCGCCATCGACTTCCCCGACCGCCTGCTCCAGCTGTCGACGCAGGTCGCCGTCGATCTCGCCGCGAATTTGGGCGCGCGGATCGGCGTGGGCGGCGGCCCCGCAGGCGGAGCCGAGCGCAAGCGCGGCAAGAAAGAGCTTCGGCCTGGACGTCAAACTCGACCCTTCGTCTTGGCCGCCGGGTAACGTCCGGCGAATGCGTGAGGCGAACCGCATGAACGGTCAGTAGAACAGGGTTTCGCTTTCCGGCTGAACCGACTCTTCCGAGGTCTTGGGCTCGGGCGGCAGGGTCTCGGGCGGCGGGGTGGTCGGCGCGGGATCGCGCACGTCGGGGGCCACGACCGGCGCGGCCGAATCCTCGGCGGCGGGCGCGACGGGCTCGGCCTCGACGGCCATCGGCCGTTCGTCCACGTCTCGTTCCTGAACATCGTCGCAGGCGGACAGCGACAGGGCGCCCGCTGCGGCCAGAGCGAAAAGAATGCGCTTCATCGACTTGAATTCCCCGACTTCTCCACGCCAACGCTTTGAAAGCGCGGCCGTTCCCATGTCGAGCGCGCAATCCATGGATCGCCGCTCAAGATCGCCAGTCGCATCGCCTGATGGCGGCAACGAGGCTGGCTTGAAAATGAGAGATGGTACGTCCTCTCGGGCTCGAACCGAGGACCCTCTGATTAAAAGTCAGATGCTCTAACCAACTGAGCTAAGGACGCGCCGACGCTGCGGCCGAGAAGGCGGACCGCTGCTGGGCGCCTTCTGTCGCGTCGGGCCGTTCCGGTCAAGGGCGAAGGCCGTCAACCGGCGATCTCGGAACAAGGCTCATGCGCGCCGGGTTCTTGTTGAAGCAACCCACAAGGAGCGATCCATGCCGCATCAGAACACGTCATCGTCGGACGCGACGGCCCAGAACGGGGTCGGCGACAAGCAGATGCCCAACGATCCGGGCCAGGACCAGAACGCCTCCGCCCATCCGGAGGCGAGCCGCTATGCGGCCGAGAACCTGGCCGATTCGACCCTGGCGCCGCCGGCAGCAGGCGAGGTCGACGACTATCTGGACGAGGGCGACGGCCTGGGCGGCGCCAATGTCCAGTCAGGCGGCAA
The genomic region above belongs to Brevundimonas sp. PAMC22021 and contains:
- a CDS encoding autotransporter assembly complex family protein, translated to MTSRPKLFLAALALGSACGAAAHADPRAQIRGEIDGDLRRQLEQAVGEVDGAPSSRFEARRRARAAMGSAEALLRSEGYYQPVLEDIVEGEETPVAIVQVTPGRRFVLTPPTVQWAAPAPDETSAATAIEAIDLEAGAPGRAVDVIAGEGRVVASLTRQGYADAAANPRRVVVDHAAWTVAPEYRIASGELVRLNGVRLETEGRTNPAWVAGLAPWDEGDRYDPEDVAELERRLLETGVYDGVGVALAPQAQNTEAGLRPVIVSLQDRPRRILEAGASYSTAEGSGVDLIWTHYNRFGRADTLRYQARLASIDSRIGVDLSLPHWRRPGRTLAMQAAVVNEDTDAYVRQALVLSADLRQRIGRTSYFSYGIGVDAGHYNENRFDYAFDPPQPVDFDRDLAIVTLRGSAYMDRSDDPLDPRSGYRLTASVQPTAVAGDDTVLFLRNDFVATGYLPVTDGGRTVLAGRIRIGSILGGEELTVPADRLFYSGGGGSVRGYEYQGVGPRLPDNTPRGGLSLFETALEVRRDIGESFQAVAFIDAGAVGFQETPNFSNMRYGAGLGVRYKLPFGPIRADIAVPLDAQVGDAAFQLYISIGQAF